The following proteins come from a genomic window of Sulfitobacter geojensis:
- a CDS encoding branched-chain amino acid ABC transporter permease yields the protein MTDEMTKDPKEQITTDPSKASERMRAGSLSLTVMPWVIAAIALLIMPFIFTSNSALTIMNQMWITVIFALAYNMLLGQGGMLSFGHAVYMGLGGFFCMHLMNYIEDYSIAFPLPLLPLFGGLFGMGFAMLIGSFSTSGAGTRFAMISLGVGELIAACSVIIVAFFGGEEGISGDRTYGLPFFGVEFLKQIEVYYLISFWLMLSAILMYLFSRTPVGRMANAVRDNPERAQFLGYSARWVRFYSFCASGFFCGIAGGLFAISYEILTEENLNAASSGVILLVTFLGGVGFFFGPIIGAIVFTLLQTVLSLQTELWAIYVGALFLATVMFFPGGLAGLIMMHVPAYRLGKARGLLLPYVKTLVPAAIGILGICALIEMVFHYRHGATGDVEMTLFWTTFDSHTVLPWIIAAAVAVVGIGIARSTAPALKEAWDEANTAGGAS from the coding sequence ATGACCGACGAGATGACCAAAGATCCGAAAGAACAGATCACAACCGACCCAAGCAAAGCATCCGAACGGATGCGTGCGGGTTCCTTGTCGCTGACTGTAATGCCATGGGTCATCGCCGCCATAGCGCTGCTGATCATGCCCTTTATCTTCACGTCCAACTCCGCGCTGACGATCATGAACCAGATGTGGATCACGGTGATCTTTGCGCTGGCGTATAATATGTTGCTGGGGCAGGGCGGCATGCTGTCCTTTGGCCATGCGGTCTACATGGGCCTTGGCGGGTTCTTCTGTATGCATTTGATGAACTACATCGAAGATTACAGCATCGCCTTCCCTTTGCCGCTGTTGCCGCTCTTTGGCGGTTTGTTCGGCATGGGGTTTGCCATGCTCATCGGCTCTTTCTCGACCTCGGGCGCAGGTACACGCTTTGCGATGATTTCGCTTGGCGTTGGCGAATTGATTGCCGCCTGTTCGGTGATTATCGTCGCCTTCTTCGGTGGTGAGGAAGGTATTTCGGGCGACCGGACATATGGTCTGCCGTTCTTTGGTGTCGAATTCCTGAAACAGATCGAAGTCTACTATCTGATTTCCTTCTGGTTGATGCTATCGGCAATCCTGATGTACCTGTTTTCGCGCACACCCGTGGGACGGATGGCCAACGCGGTCCGCGACAACCCGGAACGCGCGCAATTCCTGGGTTACTCCGCAAGGTGGGTCCGCTTCTACAGCTTCTGTGCCTCTGGTTTCTTCTGCGGCATCGCGGGTGGTCTGTTCGCCATCAGCTATGAAATCCTGACCGAAGAAAACCTGAACGCGGCCTCGTCGGGCGTGATCCTTCTGGTGACCTTCCTTGGCGGTGTCGGTTTCTTCTTCGGGCCGATCATCGGGGCGATTGTGTTCACGCTTTTGCAGACTGTGCTTAGCCTGCAGACAGAACTGTGGGCGATCTATGTTGGCGCATTGTTCCTTGCTACCGTGATGTTCTTTCCGGGCGGACTTGCCGGATTGATCATGATGCATGTGCCAGCCTACCGGCTGGGCAAGGCGCGGGGATTGTTACTTCCCTACGTCAAGACATTGGTGCCTGCAGCGATCGGTATTCTCGGCATCTGTGCCTTGATCGAGATGGTTTTCCACTATCGTCATGGCGCGACAGGCGACGTTGAAATGACGCTGTTCTGGACAACTTTTGACAGCCACACGGTTCTGCCTTGGATCATTGCTGCAGCGGTTGCGGTCGTGGGCATTGGCATTGCCA
- a CDS encoding branched-chain amino acid ABC transporter permease, with protein MELILVNIIDGLVTGLLLFMLSAGLTLIFSMMGVLNFAHASFYMLGAYFAYQISMALGFWVGLLIAPLVVGVMGAGVERYGLRRVHQYGHVPELIFTFGLALLIEELVQFIWGKNQMPYSVPEVLNFTAFSIAGNSIPAYKIFMIFISISIFIGLLYILTKTRVGMIIQAALSYPRTVEALGHNVPLIFMGVFGVGTALAGVAGVIAGPVLGTFPGMAFVLGSIVFVTIVIGGLGSLWGALVASLLIGWITTFAKSYNIAMSDILNGLGFATPENMSENPLRDLWTVTSPQIADILPYILMVLILIFRPAGLFGKRES; from the coding sequence ATGGAACTCATCCTCGTCAACATAATCGACGGGCTTGTGACCGGACTGCTGTTGTTTATGCTTTCGGCCGGCCTGACGCTTATTTTCTCCATGATGGGCGTTTTGAACTTCGCCCATGCCAGCTTTTACATGCTGGGTGCCTATTTTGCCTATCAGATCAGCATGGCGCTGGGTTTCTGGGTCGGCCTGTTAATTGCTCCGCTGGTTGTCGGTGTGATGGGGGCCGGTGTTGAACGATACGGGTTAAGACGGGTCCACCAGTATGGTCATGTGCCCGAACTGATCTTTACCTTCGGTCTGGCGCTGTTGATCGAGGAATTGGTGCAGTTCATCTGGGGCAAGAACCAGATGCCATATTCGGTGCCCGAGGTTCTGAATTTCACGGCATTCTCCATCGCGGGCAATTCTATCCCTGCGTATAAAATCTTTATGATCTTCATCTCGATCAGCATCTTTATCGGCCTGCTTTATATCCTGACCAAAACACGCGTCGGGATGATCATTCAGGCGGCTTTGAGCTATCCGCGCACGGTCGAAGCGCTGGGGCACAATGTGCCGCTGATCTTCATGGGCGTCTTTGGTGTCGGCACCGCGCTTGCGGGTGTGGCCGGTGTGATTGCGGGGCCGGTGCTGGGCACATTCCCCGGTATGGCCTTTGTACTTGGCTCAATCGTGTTCGTGACCATTGTGATTGGCGGCCTCGGCTCCCTTTGGGGTGCGCTTGTTGCGTCGCTTTTGATCGGGTGGATCACCACATTTGCCAAATCCTACAACATTGCGATGTCGGATATTCTGAACGGGCTTGGTTTTGCGACCCCCGAAAATATGAGTGAAAATCCGCTGCGCGATCTATGGACCGTCACCAGCCCCCAGATTGCGGATATTCTGCCGTATATCCTGATGGTGCTAATCCTGATCTTCCGCCCTGCGGGCCTTTTCGGAAAGCGTGAATCATGA